The following coding sequences lie in one Micromonospora sp. R77 genomic window:
- a CDS encoding acetyl-CoA C-acetyltransferase: MASVIVSGARTPMGRLLGNLKDLPATKLGGVAIKAALERAGVAPDQVQYVIMGQVLQAGTGQIPARQAAVEAGIPMSVPALTINKVCLSGLDAIALADQLIRAGEFDIVVAGGMESMTNAPHLLRGQRTGYKYGDVTISDHMALDGLTDAWDCCSMGESTERLGAKHGITREEQDAFSAASHQRAAAAQKNGHFADEITPVIIPQRKGDPLVISEDEGIRPDTTAESLAKLRPAFAKDGTITAGSSSPISDGAAAVVVMSKAKAKELGLTWLAEIGAHGNVAGPDNSLHSQPSNAIQHALKKGGLSVDDLDLIEINEAFAQVGIQSARDLGISTDKINVNGGAIALGHPIGMSGARLVLTLALELKRRGGGTGAAALCGGGGQGDALIIHVPTGAETE, translated from the coding sequence ATGGCTTCGGTGATCGTCAGCGGCGCGCGGACCCCCATGGGGCGCCTGCTCGGCAACCTCAAGGACCTCCCGGCGACGAAGCTCGGCGGGGTGGCCATCAAGGCCGCACTGGAGCGGGCCGGCGTCGCCCCCGACCAGGTGCAGTACGTGATCATGGGACAGGTGCTCCAGGCCGGCACCGGCCAGATCCCGGCTCGCCAGGCGGCCGTGGAGGCGGGCATCCCGATGTCCGTGCCGGCGCTGACCATCAACAAGGTCTGCCTCTCCGGCCTGGACGCGATCGCCCTGGCCGACCAGCTCATCCGGGCCGGCGAGTTCGACATCGTGGTGGCCGGCGGCATGGAGTCGATGACCAACGCCCCGCACCTGCTGCGCGGCCAGCGCACCGGCTACAAGTACGGCGACGTCACGATCTCCGACCACATGGCCCTCGACGGGCTCACCGACGCCTGGGACTGCTGCTCGATGGGCGAGTCCACCGAGCGGCTCGGCGCGAAGCACGGCATCACCCGCGAGGAGCAGGACGCCTTCTCCGCCGCCAGCCACCAGCGCGCCGCCGCCGCCCAGAAGAACGGCCACTTCGCCGACGAGATCACCCCGGTGATCATCCCGCAGCGCAAGGGCGACCCGCTGGTGATCAGCGAGGACGAGGGCATCCGCCCGGACACCACCGCCGAGTCGCTGGCCAAGCTGCGCCCGGCGTTCGCCAAGGACGGCACCATCACCGCCGGCAGCTCCTCGCCGATCTCCGACGGCGCCGCCGCGGTGGTCGTGATGAGCAAGGCGAAGGCCAAGGAGCTGGGGCTGACCTGGCTCGCCGAGATCGGCGCGCACGGCAACGTGGCCGGCCCGGACAACTCCCTGCACTCGCAGCCGTCCAACGCCATCCAGCACGCCCTGAAGAAGGGCGGCCTGAGCGTCGACGACCTCGACCTGATCGAGATCAACGAGGCGTTCGCGCAGGTCGGCATCCAGTCCGCGCGGGACCTCGGGATCAGCACCGACAAGATCAACGTCAACGGCGGCGCGATCGCACTGGGCCACCCGATCGGCATGTCCGGGGCCCGGCTGGTGCTCACCCTCGCGCTGGAGCTGAAGCGGCGCGGTGGCGGCACCGGCGCGGCGGCGCTCTGCGGCGGCGGCGGTCAGGGCGACGCGCTGATCATTCACGTGCCCACCGGTGCCGAGACCGAGTGA
- the mce gene encoding methylmalonyl-CoA epimerase yields the protein MAENSPVEPAADYVTDIGLRRIDHVGIAVADLDAAIDFYRRTFGMRCVHTETNAEQGVREAMLAVGPTAEGGYLQLLAPLSPESTIAKFLDRNGPGVQQVAYTVADIDAACKALRDRGVRVLYETPKRGTAGSRVNFVHPKDAGGVLVELVEPADH from the coding sequence ATGGCTGAGAACTCCCCCGTCGAGCCCGCTGCGGACTACGTCACAGACATCGGGCTGCGCCGCATCGACCACGTCGGGATCGCCGTCGCCGACCTGGACGCCGCGATCGACTTCTACCGCCGCACCTTCGGGATGCGCTGCGTACACACCGAGACGAACGCCGAGCAGGGCGTCCGGGAGGCGATGCTGGCCGTCGGCCCGACCGCCGAGGGCGGCTACCTGCAGCTGCTCGCCCCGCTCTCCCCGGAGTCCACCATCGCGAAGTTCCTGGACCGCAACGGGCCGGGGGTGCAGCAGGTCGCGTACACGGTGGCGGACATCGACGCGGCCTGCAAGGCGCTGCGCGACCGGGGCGTCCGGGTGCTCTACGAGACCCCGAAGCGCGGCACCGCCGGCTCCCGGGTCAACTTCGTCCACCCGAAGGACGCCGGCGGCGTCCTGGTCGAACTGGTCGAGCCCGCCGACCACTGA
- the ccrA gene encoding crotonyl-CoA carboxylase/reductase codes for MQDILEAIMAAEGSAQPERELAGLAGLPVPESYRGVVVRAEDTRMFDGMATRDKDPRKALHVQEVPTPELAPGEALVAVMASAINYNTVWTSIFEPMSTFKFLQRYGRLSELTRRHDLPYHVVGSDAAGVVLRTGPGVTKWKAGDEVVAHCLSVELEDSAGHDDTMLDPQQRIWGFETNFGGLAELCVVKANQLMPKPRHLSWEEAASPGLVNSTAYRQLVSHHGANMKQGDVVLIWGASGGLGGYATQMALNGGAIPVCVVSSPEKAELCRSMGAELVIDRSAEGFRFWKDEQTQDQDEWRRFGERIRELTGGEDPDIVFEHPGRETFGASVYVAKKGGTIVTCASTSGFMHQYDNRYLWMHLKRIVGSHFANYHEAWQANRLVALGQIHPTVSKTYPLEQTGQAAYEVHRNAHQGKVGVRCLAPTDGLGVRDTGLRSRHETAINRFRGH; via the coding sequence GTGCAGGACATCCTCGAAGCGATCATGGCGGCGGAGGGCTCGGCGCAGCCGGAGCGGGAACTCGCCGGCCTCGCCGGCCTGCCGGTACCGGAGAGCTACCGCGGCGTGGTCGTCCGCGCGGAGGACACCCGGATGTTCGACGGGATGGCCACCCGCGACAAGGACCCGCGCAAGGCGCTGCACGTCCAGGAGGTGCCCACCCCGGAGCTCGCCCCGGGCGAGGCCCTGGTCGCGGTGATGGCCAGCGCCATCAACTACAACACGGTCTGGACCAGCATCTTCGAGCCGATGTCCACCTTCAAGTTCCTCCAGCGCTACGGCCGGCTCTCCGAGCTGACCCGCCGGCACGACCTGCCGTACCACGTGGTCGGGTCGGACGCGGCCGGCGTGGTGCTGCGGACCGGGCCGGGCGTGACGAAGTGGAAGGCCGGCGACGAGGTGGTCGCGCACTGCCTCTCCGTCGAGCTGGAGGACTCGGCCGGCCACGACGACACCATGCTCGACCCGCAGCAGCGGATCTGGGGCTTCGAGACCAACTTCGGCGGCCTCGCCGAGCTGTGCGTCGTCAAGGCCAACCAGCTGATGCCGAAGCCGCGCCACCTGAGCTGGGAGGAGGCCGCCAGCCCGGGGCTGGTCAACTCCACCGCGTACCGGCAGCTGGTCTCGCACCACGGGGCCAACATGAAGCAGGGCGACGTGGTGCTGATCTGGGGCGCCTCCGGCGGCCTGGGCGGCTACGCCACCCAGATGGCGCTCAACGGCGGGGCGATCCCGGTCTGCGTGGTCTCCTCGCCGGAGAAGGCCGAGCTGTGCCGGTCGATGGGCGCCGAGCTGGTCATCGACCGCTCCGCCGAGGGCTTCCGGTTCTGGAAGGACGAGCAGACCCAGGACCAGGACGAGTGGCGCCGCTTCGGCGAGCGGATCCGGGAGCTGACCGGCGGCGAGGACCCGGACATCGTCTTCGAGCACCCCGGCCGGGAGACCTTCGGCGCCAGCGTCTATGTCGCGAAGAAGGGTGGCACCATCGTCACCTGCGCCTCCACCAGCGGCTTCATGCACCAGTACGACAACCGCTATCTCTGGATGCACCTCAAGCGGATCGTCGGCAGCCACTTCGCCAACTACCACGAGGCCTGGCAGGCCAACCGGCTCGTCGCGCTGGGCCAGATCCACCCGACGGTGTCCAAGACCTATCCGCTGGAGCAGACCGGCCAGGCCGCGTACGAGGTGCACCGCAACGCGCACCAGGGCAAGGTCGGGGTCCGCTGCCTCGCCCCGACCGACGGTCTCGGCGTACGGGACACCGGGCTGCGCTCCCGGCACGAGACGGCGATCAACCGGTTCCGGGGCCACTGA
- a CDS encoding DivIVA domain-containing protein, with product MPQQQSSPLAFFDNANSQPDFTVGLRGYNTGQVDDFIGRLTAALTQSEQARAEAEQRMNDAQRRLRQAEQRQSGLEQKLADTNKQLEENSRPTLSGLGTRVEQILRLAEEQANDHRNEAKRESEGILSAARLEAREITDKARAEAAAMKATAEREAGNVRTTAEREAAEVRVQARREADTLRADADRETKQLRTVTAHEVAELKSTVEREVATLRATAEREITQQRAKAAREAEEKRAEATKLLTDARDKRDKDLQALELQLAERREKAEREESERHAAQVAQTQKLVGEAEQRARAAQERAKEIEQRAEARRVESERTANETVEKAKALAEKTLNEAKAESQRLLSEARTEAELTTQAARREVEDLTRQKDAVTSQLGQMLSGLAGIVPGVPAAPAKAEPAKAEGTEKRVAAESAS from the coding sequence ATGCCCCAGCAGCAGTCCTCCCCTCTTGCGTTCTTCGATAACGCGAACTCGCAGCCCGATTTCACCGTTGGCCTGCGCGGCTACAACACCGGTCAGGTCGATGACTTCATCGGTCGGCTGACCGCCGCGCTGACCCAGTCCGAGCAGGCCCGCGCCGAGGCCGAGCAGCGGATGAACGACGCCCAGCGTCGGCTCCGGCAGGCCGAGCAGCGGCAGAGCGGGCTGGAGCAGAAGCTCGCCGACACCAACAAGCAGCTCGAGGAGAACAGCCGGCCCACCCTCTCCGGCCTCGGCACCCGGGTCGAGCAGATCCTCCGGCTGGCCGAGGAGCAGGCCAACGACCACCGCAACGAGGCCAAGCGGGAGTCGGAGGGCATCCTCTCCGCCGCCCGCCTCGAGGCCCGCGAGATCACCGACAAGGCGCGCGCCGAGGCGGCCGCCATGAAGGCCACCGCCGAGCGGGAGGCCGGCAACGTCCGGACCACCGCCGAGCGGGAGGCCGCCGAGGTCCGGGTGCAGGCCCGCCGCGAGGCCGACACGCTGCGCGCCGACGCCGACCGGGAGACCAAGCAGCTGCGTACGGTCACCGCGCACGAGGTGGCCGAGCTGAAGTCCACCGTCGAGCGTGAGGTCGCCACCCTCCGGGCCACCGCCGAGCGGGAGATCACCCAGCAGCGGGCGAAGGCCGCCCGGGAGGCCGAGGAGAAGCGCGCCGAGGCGACCAAGCTGCTCACCGACGCCCGCGACAAGCGCGACAAGGACCTCCAGGCCCTGGAGCTCCAGCTCGCCGAGCGGCGGGAGAAGGCCGAGCGCGAGGAGTCGGAGCGGCACGCCGCCCAGGTCGCGCAGACCCAGAAGCTGGTCGGCGAGGCCGAGCAGCGGGCCCGGGCCGCCCAGGAGCGGGCCAAGGAGATCGAGCAGCGGGCCGAGGCCCGCCGGGTCGAGTCGGAGCGCACCGCCAACGAGACGGTCGAGAAGGCCAAGGCGCTGGCCGAGAAGACCCTCAACGAGGCCAAGGCCGAGTCGCAGCGCCTGCTCAGCGAGGCCCGCACCGAGGCCGAGCTGACCACCCAGGCCGCCCGCCGCGAGGTCGAGGACCTCACCCGGCAGAAGGACGCGGTCACCTCCCAGCTCGGCCAGATGCTCTCCGGTCTCGCCGGCATCGTGCCGGGCGTCCCGGCGGCCCCGGCCAAGGCCGAGCCGGCCAAGGCGGAGGGTACCGAGAAGCGGGTCGCCGCCGAATCCGCCAGCTGA